In Clostridia bacterium, the genomic window TATTAGGCTTATCAATATAGCCTTTTATTTGATATAATATTATAAATGGTATAAATAATCTTATTGTTTTGGGAGGTTATGTGGTTATGAAGGTTTTGGGTAAAAAACCCGAGCTCTGTATACAGTGTCATGCTTGTGAAAGCACATGCTCCAATACATGGTTCAAGGAAGATAATTCTCTTAAGTCCTGTATAAGAATTGGAGAGAATGAAAACGGGGACGCTGCAATCACCTCCTGCACCCAATGCGGGGAATGCATAGATATCTGCCCTGTTGAAGCTATAACAAGGGATAAGAACGGTATTGTCAGGATAAACAAAAGCATATGTGTCGGCTGCTTCATGTGCGTGGGCTACTGTCCCGAATTGGCAATGTTTATGCAAGAAGAATATATAGAGCCTTTCAAATGTGTGGCGTGCGGCCAATGTGTCAAAAATTGTCCAACCAATGCCATATTTATATGAGAAGCTTTTATTTGAAATATTAACGAAAGGGAAGCTTCTCATGAAACTCGTTTACGGGGCATGACAAATTAATGTGGAATATATGCCCCTACTCGTTATAGTTCAGGAATAAGCTTAAGGAGGAAGGTTCAATGAATATTGAAAATTTGAAATCAGCTCACAAGCTGCTTTGCGAGTACAAATACGAGCTGAAGAAAATAGAAAAAGGCTACACCAATAGAACATTATATGTGAACCTCAGTGATAAAGAGGTCAAAGAAAAGCCTGTGACGCAAATGATGAAGGATAAGTTCATTGGAGGCAAGGGCTTTGGATTATGGTACCTCTGGAATGCAGTATCAGAGAAAACAAAATGGAACGATCCAGAAAATGAGATAGTAATAGCTACCGGTCCATTAGGTGGAATTACACAATATCCAGGTTCCGGAAAGTCCCTTGTTGTAAGTCTTTCACCACTTACTGACATGCCTATTGACAGTAATGTTGGAGGATATTTTGGTCCCCTTCTTAAGTTCTCGGGCTTTGATGCTCTTGAGCTGCAAGGCAAGTCTGACAAGGATGTCATTATATTCATAGACGGCAATAATGGTGTGGTAAGAATAGAAGAAGCTCCTCTTGAGGCCATTGACAGTCATGTACTCGGCGAGCAGCTCACTGAAATGTACGCTGAAAATGAAGCAGACAAGAGAAATATATCTGTAGTATCTGCAGGTACCGCAGCGGAGCATACACATTTAGGCTTGTTGAACTTCACCTTCTATGATGTGAGGAGAAAAGCGACAAGACTGAAACAAGCCGGAAGAGGCGGAATCGGGACAGTATTCAGGGATAAGAGGATAAAGGCCCTTGTGGTTCGTTTCGAAGGCGTTAAGGGCAATCTCAATCACCCTGCTGATCAAGGCACATTAAACAGAACGGGCATTAAATTTCACAAGGAAATGCATGACCTTGACGATAAGCAAAACAGGATGCGACAGGTTGGAACCGCCAATATAATTGAGGTAATGGATCAGTATGATTTACTTCCAACTCACAATTATAAATTCGGCTCCCATAAGAATACCGGAAAAATTTCTTCAAAGGTTTTTAAGGAGAAAATAACCCAGGGTATGGCTGACGGCTGCTGGTACGGCTGCAGCATGGCCTGTGCCAAGGCAGTAGACAATTTCGTGCTCAAAACCGGTCCATACAAAGGACAGAAAGTCATAGTTGATGGTCCTGAATATGAGAACGCTGCAGGACTCGGTTCCAACTGTGGAATATTCGATCCTGACGCAATACTTGAGCTTAACTTCTACTGTGATACTTATGCCATTGATACCATTTCCTTCGGTACAATGACTGCCTTCATCATGGAGTGCTATGAAAACGGCATACTCAACAAAGAAAGGACCGGAGGCCTTGAGCTGAAGTTTGGCAATGCAGATGCAGCCCTGGAGCTTATACACCAGATGTCAAGGGGGGTCGGCTTTGGCAAGATAGCCGGACTAGGCACTAAGAAGCTGAAAGAATTTTTCATAAAGGAATTCAATACAGACCCGAGCTTTATAAATGACATAGGTATGGAACAAAAAGGGCTCGAGTTTTCTGAGTATATGCCGAAAGAATCCCTTGCACAGCAGGGAGGCTATGGACTTACCAACAAAGGACCACAACATGATGAAGCATGGTTGATATTCATGGATATGGTTAACAATCAGATTCCTACCTTTGAGAATAAGGCTGAAGCACTGCATTACTTTCCTATGTTCAGGACATGGTTTGGCTTAAATGGCCTTTGCAAGCTTCCTTGGAATGATGTAACGCCAGCAGACAATAAATATACAGATGAGCCCGCAAAGATTCCTGAGCATGTGCAGAATTACGTAGATATATTTAACGCAGTTACGGGAAACAGCATCGACAAGAACCAGCTTATTACCCAATCAGAAAGAGTATATAATTTCCAGAGAATATTCAACATTAGAATGGGTAAAGGTAAGAGAATAAATGACAGAATACCTTATAGAGCTATGGGTCCTGTTACTGTGGAGGAATATGAATCACGGCAGGAAAGATATGATGGTCAGCTTAAGGAACTGCTTGGCTTCGACCCAACAGGAAAGAGCACAGAAGCAAAGATAAAAGTAATGAGGGAATATAGGGAAGACCAGTATGAGAAGCTGACAGATGCTGTTTACAAGAGAAGGGGCTGGACAATGGACGGAATTCCAACCCTGGAAAAGCTCAAGGAGCTTGGAATGGATCTTCCTGAGGTAGTTGAAGTTGTAAAGAGACATATCTAAAGTACAAGGCGGTGCAGCATGATACATGTGAATGGCAAGGAGTTGCAGTGGGAGGAAGGCATGACAGTCACCGAGATGCTTAAACGAAAGACCTATACCTACCATAAGATAGTAGTAAAAATAAATGATGTGGTAATACCCAACGAACAATTTGAGACTACAGTAATACATGACGGAGACGATGTTAAAGCTATTCATCTTTTAGCAGGTGGATGATAAAATCCGGAGGCCAAGACCTCCGGATTTTTTTATATCTTTCTATATATCTTCCAGTATTATATCTTCATATTTAAGCAATCCAAGCTGGCTCAGCCTGATTCCTGCAATACTGTTCTTATAGGCAATCCCTGCTTGGGGGTGATATAAGAAAATCCACGGAGCATCATCAACTATCGTCTGCTGAATCTTCTTGTACATTTCTATCCGCTTCTCAGGATTGATAATCTCCTTTGCTTTGTTCATATTCTCTGTAACTATTTCTTTTTTGTAACTTGAAAAATTCGTCTTGCTCTCAGAGTTAAAGAGAGGCTGCAGGAAATTATCCAGATCTCCGGTATCACCAATCCACCGGCTTATATAAATATCACACTTATGTATGCACTCTAAATTCAAGTACTGAGACGGCTGAACTCTAATAAACTCACATTCTATCCCTATTTCCATAAGATCCTTAACAATAAAGTCTGTCAGAGGGTTATAGATTGAAGTGTCGCTTTCTTCTCTTGCTAATATCTTCAGCTTCTGTCCGGTTTTGCTCAGCCCATTTTTTTGCAATATCTCTTTTGCAAGCCTTGGGTTGTAGCCATATCCTACATCATTTGTGTTGTCTATCATGCTTGGAGGGAACGGCCCCTTTGCTTCTATACCCATTCCACCTAAAAGCTCATCAATAATTATTTTTTTGTTGATTACCATATTCAGTGCTTTTCTTACTTCCTTGTTCTGAACATAGGGAGAGTCTGACAATAGGTTGAAGCCCACATAGTAAGTACCTATGATGCTTCTGGTTTTTAATGTAATGCCCTCTACTCCCCTTATTGAATTAATGGTGTCCTTCTTATCAGCTATTATATAGTCGTACCTGCCCCCTATAAGCTCTTCTGCTGCATTTACATCATCAAACTTTACTATTATCTTCTTAATATAAGGCTCACCATTGTAAAAGTCCTTAAAAGCTTCAAGAGTAGCTCCAGAAGGTTGGATATCTACAAGCTGATAGGGACCGCAGCCCGAAAAACTGCACTTTTGAATCTCCTCCACCGGTAGTATGGCTGTACAAAACTGTCCCAAATTTAGAAGAAAACCAGAGTATGGCAATGTAAGGCTCACGGATATACGATGCTTGTCAAGCACTTTTATACCCCTGACTCCCTTCTCCCTCCCACGATTGTACTCTTCTGCTCCATCCACGCACATAAGTGCCCAGCTGTTCGGAGAATTGAGCTCTGGACTCAGAACTCTTTCAAAGGAATACTTTACATCCTCTGCATTAATCACTCTTCCATTATGGAACTTTGCTCCCTTTCTCAGCTGGAATACCCAAGTCAGGCCATCTTCCTCAAGATACCAGTTCTTTGCAATACCCGGCATTATTTGACCGGAAGAGCTTACAGTAAGAAGTCCGCTGTTGATATTGGACATAATATGGCTTCCAATATACTCAAAAGACATATGTGGATCATAAGTCTGCAAAGAGCTTGGAATACAAGTTGTCACTACGGAGTCATAGGTGCTCGGACCAGCTATTTCATGAATCAGCTTATCCGTAGAGCCTTTCAAATCTGATGAAGTATTTTGCAGGGATTCCAGAGATGTCTTTGTAAACTGTGTATATAGAGAAGCCTGCTCTACAGTTGAGATTAGTCTTTCAAAGGTTCTGCTCATTTCATGAGTGGAATTAACCACAGCTTCAAGATTAGATGTCTGCTTTATTATAGCGGTGTTTATCTCGTCAGATACACTGCTATTGTTGTCAACCGCTTTGATGATAGTATTGAATACCTCCATGGTATTCTTTGATATATCCGTACCTTCCTTAACCTTATCGATGGTTGTATCCATCGAATCCAGGGCTGTTGCGACACTATCATTTATTTCATTTATTATATCATTTATAAATTTTATAGAATCAACACTTCTCTGCGCCAGTTTCTTCACTTCCTGTGCAACAACAGCAAATCCTCTGCCGGACTCACCTGCTCTTGCAGCTTCAATAGCAGCATTGAGTGAGAGCAAATTTGTGCTATCTGCGATATCCTTTATAACATCAAGCATCTCATTAATGTTGGCAGCCTTGCTGCTCAGCATATTTACAACCTCTTTTGATTGCTGCACTGATGTTTCAATAACATTCATAGCTTTTATGGAATCATCAACCGCACTGCTTCCCTGCCTGGCAACACTCATTGTCTGTTCTGATATCTGCTTTGCATTTTCAGTGTTTGCAAATACCTCTTCTGCAAGTGCGGAATAATTGCTGATTTCGTCTACTAGCTTCTGAACTGAATCAATCTGTATTTCTACAAACTTTGATATGTTTCCGGTAACATCTATCAAGCTGTCAACTACAAGACCGGCCTCCCCTATTTTATTATCAATTCTGTCTACTATGCATTTCTGATTATTCTTACATAGTGCTATTTTATCATTATTTTCTTTCTCTAAAGCCAGATTATCCTTTACAGCATGATGTATGCGTGGTTCATCTTCAGATTTATTTTTTTTCGTAAGCTTCAGATTGAACATTTGCCGGCCTCCTTAATTATATTCTATAGCATTTTATTCGACAGCAATTACCATATTTCCTTTATTTATACACTGTTTAACCTGTTTTGTATACAAACAAAATTACAGCCAGTATACCAAAAATCAGCTTTCCGCCTGGGAAGAAGTTCCTGACTGGCATCAAAAGTGCGCTTAAAACAACTGTAAACATAAATACCCATTGTATACTTGTAAACTTCACTTATTAGATATAAAATCTTTATATGTGGGTTTTTTTATTTTTTTTGGATATGTATGGGAGGGTTATATGCATACATTTGTTTATTTGAAGGAGTTCTTTCTGCAGCATAAATGGAAGTACATATGGGGTGTTGCTGTGCTGGTATTGGTAGATGCCCTTCAGCTTATAACACCCAAAATCCTTGGAAGGATTACAGATGAATTAGGGGCCGGCTCCCTTGCTATGAGGGATATATTTTACTATATAGCTGTTATTATCTCGCTGGCGGTGCTTATTGCAGTATGCAGATATATTTGGAGAATGCTGGTAATGGGGTCTGCAAGAAACTTGGAATACTGGCTCCGAAACAAGCTTTTTGCACATCTGGAGCTGATGGCACCCAACTTTTTCAACAACCACAAAACAGGTGATCTAATGGCCCATGCAACCAACGATATAAATGCCGTAAGAATGGCCTTCGGCCCTGGAATTGTCATGATAACCGATGCAATTTTTCTTACTTCGGCTACAGTAATCATTATGGTCACGACCATAGACCTGCGGCTTACTGCGGCTGCCCTTCTACCGCTTCCGATCATAGCAGCTCTCATGATTTTCTTTGGACGAATTGTTCAAAGCAAGTTCAAAGGTGTACAGGAAGCCTTTTCAGAGCTTACGGACCGAGTTCAGGAGAGCATATCCGGAATTCGAGTTGTAAAATCCTTTGTCCAGGAAGACAGCGAAATAAAAAAGTTCTCTGCCTTCAATGATAATTATATGAACAAGAATATGAGCCTTATAAAGGTTTGGGGGTTTATGTTCCCTGCAGTAGCCTTCATCGGAGCCCTTAGCTTCTTAATGGCCCTTTATTATGGCGGCCTTCAGGTCATTGATGATGAGCTGTCACTTGGCCAATTCGTATCCTTCATTTCATACCTTGGTCTTCTAACCTGGCCTATGATGGCCCTTGGCTGGGTTATAAACATACTTCAGAGGGGAACTGCCTCTATGAAGAGAATCAACGAAATACTCAATATCTCTCCTGAAATATTCGATAAGGAAGACATCCTGGAAATCCACGATTATAAACCCTCTCTTCAGTTTAGCAATCTGAGTTTTACCTATCCTGGTGCTTCTATTCCTGCTTTATCAGGAATCAATCTAAGAATTGAAGAGGGTAAAACCCTTGCTATAGTTGGCAAGACAGGCAGCGGCAAAACCACTCTGGTCAACCTGATCATGAGACTTTATAATACGGAACCCGGAGAGCTTCTTATAGATGGAATTGATATTTATGATATACCTCTTAGGGAACTGAGAAAAAATATTGGGTATGTCCCTCAGGACAATTTTCTTTTCTCTGCATCAATAAGAGATAATATTGCCTTTTCCGATACCTCCATGGATATGGAAAGAGTTGAAGCTGCAGCAAGAACAGCTCAGGTCTATGACAATATAATGGAGTTTCCCGGGAAGTTCGATACCATATTGGGTGAAAGAGGTGTGACCTTATCTGGAGGTCAGAAGCAAAGAGTTTCTATAGCAAGAGCTATAGCGAAGGATCCAAAAATCATAATACTTGACGATTCCTTGTCTGCAGTGGATACAAAGACTGAAGAGCTCATACTTGGTGGTCTCAAGCGGGTAATGAGGAACAAAACTGCTATTGTAATTGCCCATAGGATATCAACCATAAAGGATGCTGATGAAATAATAGTCCTTGATGAAGGCAGAATTATTGAGCAAGGTACCCATGAAGAGCTGGTGCAAGTTAAGGGACTCTATAACAATATATATGAAAAGCAGCTGCTCGAAGAAAAAATTGAGCAACAATGTTGAATGCACATACGATTCTATTGAGTGTGGTGCGAATTCAACAAAAACAATGAAATGTTTACGCGAAATTTGAATGGCCAATGTAAAATGTTTTTCGCGAAACAAATACATAGGGGTGTTGAAATGAATAATAATCTCAAGGAAGAAGAAGCCCTCGGAAAAGCCTTTGATATGAAGCTTATGAAACGACTGCTTAAATACACCAAGCCTTATTGGTGGATGCTGCTCATTTGCATTTTTATGCTTACACTTATTACAGCCGCAGACCTTGCCAGGCCTTATCTCATAAAGATGGCAATTGATAATCATATATCAGCCTATGACGCACCAATGGCCGCATTCAACAAAGAACCAGAATACCCCAGTGTTAAATATAAAGATAAATATTATGTAAGGGAAAGCCTGCTTGCAAAAGAACATAAGACAGAAGAAAGATATCAGCTAGTGAAGGTGGGAAAAGACTACTACCTTATAAATGGAGCTTTTGATAAAAACTCCGCGTCGGACTTGACAGCAGTGAAGGAAGGTAATTTCTATGGAGAGCTCTTATCAAAAGATGAGTATAAAGCTTTCCGGGAGCAGGATAAAACAGGTATAAAGAGGATTTCCATAATATTCTTGCTTATTATTCTGGGAAGCTTTATTCTAAATTACATTCAGGTTTACATTTTGAACTATACCGGGCAGAAAATAATCTACAACATGCGTCAGGAGCTTTTTACGCATCTTCAGAAGCTGTCCCTCTCCTTCTTTGATCGGAACCCTGTAGGAAGGCTGGTAACCAGAGTAACAAGTGACATGGAAAATCTTAACGAGATGTATACCGCTGTGCTTGTGAACCTGTTCAAGGATGTGCTTATGCTCTGCGGGATAGTTATAATAATGCTTAAGATGAATGCGCAAGTGGCTCTGGTAAGCTTTATAATAATTCCTTTGATAATATTATCTGCCTCAATTTTTAGGATTAAAGCAAGAAACGCTTATAGGCAGACCAGGGTCAAACTCGCCAAAATAAATGCCACATTAAGTGAAAATATATCCGGAATGCGTACTATACAGCTTTTCAATAGAGAGCACTATAACTACAAAGAATTTGAAAATATCAACAAGGAGTATCGCGAGGCAAGTATGCGAGAGCTTTTCGTTTTCGCTGTATTCAGACCATCCATGGACCTCATATATTCTTTGGCACTATCCCTGCTGATTTGGTATGGCGGCGCAAGGATGCTGTCAGGAACCCTCCCCTTTGGAGTACTGTTTGCATTTATAAACTATATTGAACAGTTTTTCCAGCCAATCAATGACCTGACAGAAAAGTTCAATATCCTTCAGTCAGCTATGGCTTCCTCAGAAAGAATCTTTCTTCTGCTTGATGAGAAGGAGACAATTAACAATCCTAATGTTCCAGATGCACTTGGAAGAATCAATGGTGATATTGAATTTAAGAATGTATGGTTTGCTTATGAGGGAGAAAACTGGGTCTTAAGAGATGTCAGCTTTAAAATCAACTCAGGAGAAACTGCAGCCTTTGTAGGAGCTACCGGAGCCGGTAAAACCTCTATAATAAGTCTGATCAGCAGGCTCTATGATATACAAAAAGGTGAAATACTTATAGATGGAAAGAATATTAAAAATGTAGATAAATATGAATTGAGGTCACAGATTGGAACAGTACTTCAGGATGTATTTCTCTTCTCAGGAGATATAAAATCCAACATCAGACTAAACGAAGCAAGCATTGATAATGAGGCTATAAAACGAGCTTCAAGCTTTGTAAATGCAGATAAATTCATAGAAAAACTGCCTAAAGGCTACGATGAAGAGGTTAACGAAAGAGGAACGACCTTTTCTTCCGGCCAGAGACAGCTTCTGGCCTTTGCAAGGGCTTTGGCTTTTGATCCGGCGGTACTGGTGCTGGACGAAGCAACCTCCAATATCGATACAGAAACTGAAATGCTCATTCAAGATGCAATAAACAAGGTTATCAAGGATAGGACCACTATAGTCATAGCCCATAGACTTTCAACCATACAGCATGCGAGCAATATAATAGTGCTGCATAAAGGAAAGGTCAGAGAAATGGGCACTCATCAGGAGTTACTGGACAAGAAAGGCATGTATTATGATCTGTATCTACTGCAGTATAAGGAGAGTTAATCTCCCCGAGGTTAATAGGAAACCACCCAAAATAAGAACAGCCATATCATAGCCACATATGAGTATACAAAAATTGATGGCACTAACTCACTACACCTAAGAAAAGTCTAACGCCTTCCAATATCCAGACCTGGACGTGTAAGGCTTGCTTCGGCGTCCTGCCTCGCATACGACTTTTCTAAGGCTCCGCTCCTAAGTGCCATTGACAATTTCTGTATAAGCACATTTAGGCTATTGATTTGGCTGTTCTACCAATTAGCTACTCAGTAGAGGAAAGCTATGTATCGATATAGGGAAGCATTAGCTTTGTATATCAGCGAACACTTATAAGCCTTTGGGTAACAGAATAGAGCTTGATACGTAGGAAAACCCGTAAGATTTACGTGATGTAAATCTAGCACATACCAACAGGACGTTGGGTTTATGTGCGTTAGAGTTTTACAAGTATCAAGCTCTAATTCTGTCCAAAGCTTATATTGTGTGAGTCGATATACAAAGCTAATGCAGCTTATGTAGCTATACATTGCTATCCCTGCACAATCATTCCTTCTCTTAGCTCCTCTGCCGCTTCCTTATCTGTCAGTACCTCAACCAGTCTCAATGCGAAGTATATGGCAGTTCCGGGGCCTTTTGATGTTATGTAGTTTCCTTCCTGTGAAATAATATCCTCGCCAATAACCGCTCCCTTGAGTGTTTCTTCAAAGCCTGGAAAGCAAACTGCTCTCTTGCCGTCAAGGAGTCCTAATTTGCCCAGGATACTTGGAGCTGCACAAATTGCTGCAATGGGCTTGCTCCTATCTGCAAAACCAAGGATAACCTCCTTGAGACCTTTATGCTCTCCAAGATACCTGGTCCCTGGCATTCCGCCGGGAAGCACCATCATATCCGCTCCTAAGTTGTCCGCATTCTCAAACAACTCATCGGCTGTTACTGTAATACTATGAGCTCCTTTTACTTCCTTCTTACCCGTTATGGATATCATTCTTGCATCGATATCCGCTCTCCTTAAGACATCAACAACAGTAATGGCCTCAATTTCCTCAAAGCCCTCTGCCAAATAAACATTTACTCTTTTCATACCTGCTTCTCCTTTCAATACTTTTCATAGCCTGTACGGGCGATTCATGAATCGCCCCTACTCCCCGTGACCTCGCAACCGTTATTATATCTTTTCCGTTATAACAAAGTGCAGCTTTGCGACATTCGAAAGTTTTTCTTTTCCATTAGATTGTACAAATTCTCGTGCTGCCTCGACCACCATTGATGAGCCACCCTTGGGGAGCTCCATCCCATATTCCTCGGACAGTTTATTCATCGCCTTTACATACTCATTCCTTGCAAGGATGCTTGCAGCTGCTACCACCACATTTTCTTCCGCTCTTGGTCTTTGCTCCAAGTTAACCTTTCTTCCCTTCTCCATCAATGCATTTTTAATAAGCTCCGGATTTCCGAACTGGTCAGACAGTACATTGCTGCAATCCACTAATTCCAGCACGTTCTCAATAACCTGCGCATGGCCCCAGGCAAGAAGCCTATTTAAGTTCTTGATTTCATTGTACATTTCGTTATATCTCTTATTATCTATGGAGACTACTGAGTACTGGCAGGTTTTAGTTATCTCTACAGCCAGCTTTTGAATTTTCGTGTCAGAAAGAGTTTTGCTGTCAGCAACCCCTATTTCCTTTAGCCTTTTCTTCATATCAGCATTTGCATATACTCCTGCAATTACAAGAGGTCCAAAATAGTCTCCCTTGCCTGATTCATCAGTGCCTATAAGCTCCATTTCCGAATCTTCAGCATTACTGGCTGCCTTGGCTTCTTTATGTTCTGATTTTATTAAGCTCCCCGTTCGAGTGACGCCCTCAATAAGCTTCAGACTCTCTTCATCCTTTATCTGTGATAGGTCACATCTTACTCCATTTTTTTTACTTTCATAAATCCTTATTAAGCACTTTCTTTCATTGAGAACGATATTGAACTGCAGTCCATAGTTTATTTCACCATATGAACTTACTTCAGTCCCGTATTTCTCAAATGCATCCTTGAGGTATTCATAATAATCATATTTATCCTTTGCCTTGTACAAGCACATCACTCCATTGCATCATTTATTGCTCTACATATGTGAATTTCCTAATTTTACATATATATTATATCAATTTAACCTATATTTAAATAATTAATTTATACTCTCCAAATTATACTGAATAACTTTCTCTAAAGAAGAAATAATAATAGTAGAAGAAAAAGTTCTAAATAAAAATAGCCCTCCCCCCGGGGCTATTTTCATTTGTCTATTGATTATTCTGTGCCGGCGGTGTTTCGGGATTTGGGGCTCCACCAGTCAGTGAATTAAGTCTTCTTAGTATGTCTTCCAGCTCTGTAATCTTTCCTCCATATTCTGCCCAGTTTCCAGCCTTCTGTGCATTTTGTGCAGCAGCAAATGTATCATTTGCCCTTCTTATGAGCTCCTCTACTGTAGCATCCTGGTTTTCAGTAGGTGCAGGAGTTGGAGTTGGCTGCTCCTCTACCTTTCCTTCTATCGGAAATATTCTTGCAAGGGCTTTTTCCAAAGAATCTTCCATAACAACATTATTTCTGAAATATACAATTACCTTCTTTTGCTCTGGAAGTGCATTTGCATTTAATGCCTTTATATATATGGGCTCTACATACAGTATTGAATCCTCAATAGGTATGGTAAGCATGTTTCCTCGTATGACCTGCGAATTTCCGCCTGTTGCAAGCAGATTTAGCTGCGGGCCAATTATAGTATCCTGACTGACTATTCCTTCCACCTGCATAGGACCCTCTACAATCTTCCCCGATGGAAAATTGTAAAGCACTATCTGCCCATAATCTTCAATATCGTTCTTTACTGCCAGCCAGGATATCATATTGTTTTTTCCTTGTGGAGTATACGGAACCATCAGCAGGAACTCTTCCTTCTCGCTGCCCGGAAGTCTCATTATAAGATATGAAGACTCTACTGTTTCAGCATTTGCCTGGGCAGTACTTGCTCCATAAATTTGTGTGGATACATCCCAGACATCACTCTTGTTATAAAGCTCACGCGCACTCTTCATATGATATTTCTTATATATATCTGCCTGTATATCGAACTGCGTCTGGGGATATCTAACATGTGTTTTTAAGCCTTCCGGCATTTCGGCCAACGGCTTGAATAACGTAGTGAATATTTTAGAGTATGTCTGTATCAATGGGTCATTTGCATCTGCAATATAAAATTCAGTGGTTCCGTTATAAGCATCTACTACAACTTTAACAGAATTTCTTATATAATTTGTTGTTGTCTGGCTGTTGATGGGCTCTGAATAAGGATATCTGTTGCTGGTTGTATACGCATCTAGTATCCAGTATAGCTTTCCGTTGCTTACAACTACATATGGATCCTCATCATAGCTAAGGAATGGGGCAAGTTTACTAACCCTTTTGGTTATTTCCCTATTTATCAGTATTTTACTCTTTGAGCTT contains:
- a CDS encoding ABC transporter ATP-binding protein, which gives rise to MNNNLKEEEALGKAFDMKLMKRLLKYTKPYWWMLLICIFMLTLITAADLARPYLIKMAIDNHISAYDAPMAAFNKEPEYPSVKYKDKYYVRESLLAKEHKTEERYQLVKVGKDYYLINGAFDKNSASDLTAVKEGNFYGELLSKDEYKAFREQDKTGIKRISIIFLLIILGSFILNYIQVYILNYTGQKIIYNMRQELFTHLQKLSLSFFDRNPVGRLVTRVTSDMENLNEMYTAVLVNLFKDVLMLCGIVIIMLKMNAQVALVSFIIIPLIILSASIFRIKARNAYRQTRVKLAKINATLSENISGMRTIQLFNREHYNYKEFENINKEYREASMRELFVFAVFRPSMDLIYSLALSLLIWYGGARMLSGTLPFGVLFAFINYIEQFFQPINDLTEKFNILQSAMASSERIFLLLDEKETINNPNVPDALGRINGDIEFKNVWFAYEGENWVLRDVSFKINSGETAAFVGATGAGKTSIISLISRLYDIQKGEILIDGKNIKNVDKYELRSQIGTVLQDVFLFSGDIKSNIRLNEASIDNEAIKRASSFVNADKFIEKLPKGYDEEVNERGTTFSSGQRQLLAFARALAFDPAVLVLDEATSNIDTETEMLIQDAINKVIKDRTTIVIAHRLSTIQHASNIIVLHKGKVREMGTHQELLDKKGMYYDLYLLQYKES
- the rnhC gene encoding ribonuclease HIII, translating into MYKAKDKYDYYEYLKDAFEKYGTEVSSYGEINYGLQFNIVLNERKCLIRIYESKKNGVRCDLSQIKDEESLKLIEGVTRTGSLIKSEHKEAKAASNAEDSEMELIGTDESGKGDYFGPLVIAGVYANADMKKRLKEIGVADSKTLSDTKIQKLAVEITKTCQYSVVSIDNKRYNEMYNEIKNLNRLLAWGHAQVIENVLELVDCSNVLSDQFGNPELIKNALMEKGRKVNLEQRPRAEENVVVAAASILARNEYVKAMNKLSEEYGMELPKGGSSMVVEAAREFVQSNGKEKLSNVAKLHFVITEKI
- a CDS encoding DJ-1 family glyoxalase III; this encodes MKRVNVYLAEGFEEIEAITVVDVLRRADIDARMISITGKKEVKGAHSITVTADELFENADNLGADMMVLPGGMPGTRYLGEHKGLKEVILGFADRSKPIAAICAAPSILGKLGLLDGKRAVCFPGFEETLKGAVIGEDIISQEGNYITSKGPGTAIYFALRLVEVLTDKEAAEELREGMIVQG